A stretch of the Prochlorococcus marinus str. MIT 0918 genome encodes the following:
- the psaC gene encoding photosystem I iron-sulfur center protein PsaC, with amino-acid sequence MSHAVKIYDTCIGCTQCVRACPLDVLEMVPWDGCKAGQIASSPRTEDCVGCKRCETACPTDFLSIRVYLGDETTRSMGLAY; translated from the coding sequence ATGTCCCACGCAGTAAAGATCTACGACACATGCATTGGATGCACACAATGCGTAAGAGCTTGTCCTCTAGATGTTCTCGAGATGGTTCCTTGGGATGGCTGTAAAGCCGGTCAAATAGCCTCATCTCCTCGCACTGAAGATTGTGTGGGATGTAAGCGGTGTGAAACTGCATGCCCTACAGATTTCTTAAGTATTAGGGTCTACCTAGGAGATGAAACTACTAGGAGTATGGGTTTGGCCTATTGA
- the acpP gene encoding acyl carrier protein, translated as MSQEAILEKVRSIVAEQLTVDSAEIKPDSNFQNDLGADSLDTVELVMALEEAFDIEIPDEAAESITTVGDAVKYIEEKQS; from the coding sequence ATGTCTCAGGAAGCAATTCTCGAAAAAGTGCGCTCCATCGTCGCAGAGCAGCTCACTGTTGATTCAGCTGAAATCAAGCCCGACTCAAACTTCCAAAATGATCTTGGAGCAGACTCACTTGACACTGTTGAATTAGTCATGGCACTTGAAGAGGCTTTTGACATTGAAATACCAGACGAAGCTGCCGAGAGCATTACCACTGTTGGAGATGCTGTTAAATATATAGAAGAAAAGCAGTCTTGA
- the fabF gene encoding beta-ketoacyl-ACP synthase II, with amino-acid sequence MMENLHRVVITGLGAITPIGNTVEDYFYGLQSGQNGVGPITLFDASKHACRFAAEVKNFDPTGFLEPKESKRWDRFSKFGVIAAKQAIADAGLKINETNASRVGVIIGSGVGGLLTMETQAQVLNNKGPGRVSPFTVPMMIPNMASGLAAIALGAKGPSSAVATACAAGSNAIGDSFRLLQLGKADAMICGGAEASITPLGVAGFSSAKALSFRNDDPASASRPFDSERDGFVIGEGSGILVLETLEHALKRDADIYAELIGYGTTCDAHHITAPSPGGIGGAEAIKETIKDAKVETNQIDYINAHGTSTPANDRNETSAIKTALGNRALQIPISSTKSMTGHLLGGSGGIEAVACVLSIKNGVVPPTINYSNPDPDCDLDYVPNTARELKLNVVLSNSFGFGGHNVCLAFRKMN; translated from the coding sequence ATGATGGAGAACCTCCATCGAGTTGTTATTACTGGTCTTGGCGCTATTACGCCTATTGGCAATACCGTCGAAGATTATTTCTATGGCTTGCAATCTGGCCAAAATGGTGTTGGACCAATAACACTTTTTGATGCATCTAAACATGCATGTCGCTTTGCTGCGGAAGTGAAAAACTTTGATCCAACTGGATTCTTAGAGCCAAAAGAATCGAAACGATGGGATCGATTCTCAAAGTTTGGTGTTATAGCTGCTAAACAAGCGATTGCAGACGCGGGACTCAAGATTAATGAAACTAACGCTTCACGCGTTGGAGTCATCATTGGTTCTGGTGTTGGCGGCTTATTAACCATGGAAACACAAGCCCAAGTGCTTAATAACAAAGGCCCTGGGAGAGTGAGTCCATTTACTGTGCCCATGATGATTCCAAACATGGCATCAGGATTAGCAGCAATTGCTCTTGGAGCAAAAGGTCCCAGTTCAGCAGTAGCAACTGCTTGTGCTGCAGGATCTAATGCAATAGGAGATTCTTTTAGGCTGCTGCAGCTTGGCAAAGCAGATGCAATGATTTGTGGCGGAGCAGAAGCAAGCATTACTCCTCTTGGTGTAGCTGGATTCTCAAGTGCAAAGGCTCTATCATTTAGAAATGATGATCCTGCTTCAGCAAGTCGTCCTTTTGATTCAGAACGGGATGGATTTGTTATAGGAGAAGGTTCAGGAATCCTCGTTCTTGAAACACTTGAACATGCACTAAAAAGGGATGCAGATATCTATGCAGAGTTAATTGGTTATGGAACTACATGTGATGCTCATCACATAACGGCGCCATCTCCAGGTGGTATAGGAGGAGCAGAAGCTATAAAAGAAACAATAAAAGATGCGAAAGTAGAAACAAATCAGATTGATTATATTAATGCTCACGGAACAAGCACTCCAGCAAATGACCGCAATGAAACTTCAGCTATAAAAACAGCACTAGGCAACAGAGCCCTACAAATCCCTATTAGCTCAACAAAATCCATGACAGGACATCTGCTAGGTGGATCTGGTGGCATTGAGGCCGTAGCATGTGTACTTTCCATCAAAAATGGAGTAGTTCCACCAACAATTAATTATTCCAATCCAGATCCTGACTGTGATCTAGATTATGTTCCTAACACTGCTAGAGAACTCAAATTAAATGTTGTACTTTCTAACTCGTTTGGTTTCGGAGGACATAATGTATGCCTTGCATTCCGAAAAATGAACTAA
- the tkt gene encoding transketolase, with amino-acid sequence MVAAPASLESLCINSIRMLAVDAINKSKSGHPGLPMGCAPMGYTLWDKFLRHNPKNPKWFNRDRFVLSAGHGCMLLYALLHLTGYESVTIEDIKQFRQWGARTPGHPETFETAGVEVTTGPLGAGISNAVGLAIAEAHLAAKFNKADAELVDHYTYVVMGDGCNQEGVSSEACSLAGHLKLGKLIALYDDNHITIDGKTDVSFTEDVLKRYEAYGWHVQHVPDGNNDVDAIAKAIHLAKEVKNKPSLIKVTTTIGYGAPNKSDTAGVHGAPLGEEETELTRKQLDWSYGPFEIPQEVYSEYQKAIGRGEKLEKEWNQLLSTYRSKYPIEANEFERMLRGELPNNWDKDLPSYSSDDSGLATRKHSQICLGALGPNLPELIGGSADLTHSNYTDIKGETGSFQPETPEKRYLHFGVREHGMAAILNGIAYHNSGLIPYGGTFLVFADYMRGSMRLSALSELGVIYVLTHDSIGVGEDGPTHQPIETIPSLRAIPNMLVFRPGDGNETSGSYKVAIENRKRPSSLCLSRQGMPNQANSSSEKVALGGYILEDCEGLPDLIFIGTGTELNLCVEAAKELTGKGKKIRVVSMPCVELFEEQSNSYKEEVLPSNVRKRIVVEAAQAFGWHKYIGLDGDSVTMHSFGASAPGGTCMNKFGFTVENVLDKANKLLGE; translated from the coding sequence ATGGTCGCTGCGCCCGCTTCCCTTGAATCACTCTGCATTAACAGCATCCGGATGCTTGCTGTAGATGCAATAAATAAATCCAAAAGTGGACATCCAGGTCTGCCAATGGGATGCGCTCCTATGGGATATACCTTATGGGATAAGTTTCTTCGTCATAACCCCAAAAATCCTAAATGGTTCAATAGAGATCGTTTTGTGCTTTCTGCAGGCCATGGGTGCATGTTGTTATATGCACTTTTACATTTAACGGGTTATGAATCAGTAACAATTGAAGACATCAAACAATTTCGCCAATGGGGTGCAAGAACCCCTGGACATCCAGAAACTTTTGAGACTGCTGGCGTAGAAGTAACAACAGGTCCTCTAGGAGCAGGTATTTCAAATGCTGTAGGACTTGCTATTGCAGAAGCCCATCTTGCCGCCAAATTCAATAAAGCCGATGCAGAGCTAGTTGATCACTACACATACGTTGTAATGGGTGATGGATGCAATCAAGAAGGAGTTTCATCAGAAGCTTGCTCACTTGCAGGGCATCTCAAATTAGGTAAATTAATTGCCTTATACGACGATAATCACATCACAATTGATGGGAAGACTGACGTTTCTTTTACAGAGGATGTACTAAAGAGATATGAAGCTTATGGCTGGCATGTTCAACACGTGCCAGATGGAAACAATGATGTTGATGCAATTGCTAAAGCAATTCATTTAGCCAAAGAAGTTAAAAACAAACCTTCTTTAATCAAAGTTACAACAACAATTGGCTATGGAGCTCCTAATAAAAGCGACACCGCAGGTGTTCATGGTGCTCCTCTAGGCGAAGAAGAGACAGAACTTACAAGGAAGCAATTGGATTGGTCCTATGGTCCATTTGAAATTCCGCAAGAGGTTTATAGCGAATACCAAAAAGCGATTGGTCGTGGAGAAAAACTAGAAAAAGAATGGAATCAACTATTATCAACTTATAGAAGCAAATATCCTATTGAAGCAAATGAGTTTGAACGAATGTTGCGAGGGGAGCTACCAAATAATTGGGATAAAGACTTGCCAAGTTATTCATCAGATGACAGCGGACTAGCCACTAGAAAACATTCTCAAATATGTTTAGGAGCACTTGGTCCCAATCTTCCTGAATTAATTGGTGGTTCAGCAGATTTAACTCATTCTAACTACACAGATATCAAAGGAGAAACTGGATCTTTTCAGCCAGAAACCCCAGAAAAACGTTATTTACACTTTGGGGTTAGAGAGCATGGAATGGCAGCAATATTAAATGGAATTGCCTATCACAACAGTGGACTAATTCCTTACGGAGGAACATTTCTTGTTTTTGCTGATTACATGAGAGGTTCCATGAGATTATCTGCACTGAGTGAGCTTGGAGTTATTTATGTTCTGACGCATGACTCAATTGGAGTGGGAGAAGATGGGCCTACGCATCAACCAATTGAAACAATTCCTTCATTACGAGCTATACCAAACATGTTGGTGTTTCGCCCTGGTGATGGCAATGAAACTTCTGGGAGTTATAAAGTCGCAATAGAAAATCGAAAACGTCCTAGCTCTTTATGTTTAAGCAGGCAAGGAATGCCTAACCAAGCAAATTCATCGAGCGAAAAAGTAGCTCTAGGAGGATACATTCTAGAAGATTGCGAAGGTTTACCAGATTTAATCTTTATTGGCACAGGTACTGAATTAAATCTTTGTGTTGAAGCGGCTAAAGAATTAACAGGTAAAGGTAAAAAAATCAGAGTTGTTTCTATGCCATGTGTGGAACTATTTGAAGAGCAAAGCAATTCTTATAAAGAAGAAGTTCTCCCATCTAATGTAAGGAAAAGAATAGTAGTCGAAGCTGCACAGGCATTTGGGTGGCATAAATATATTGGTCTCGATGGAGACAGCGTAACAATGCATAGTTTCGGAGCATCAGCCCCTGGAGGAACATGTATGAATAAATTTGGATTTACAGTAGAAAATGTATTAGATAAAGCAAATAAACTTCTTGGTGAATAA
- the thiC gene encoding phosphomethylpyrimidine synthase ThiC has translation MRNSWVAPRRGQSNVSQMYFARRDIITEEMSFVAKRENLPESLIMEEVARGRMIIPSNINHLNLEPMAIGIASRCKVNANIGASPNASDVQEELKKLQLAVKYGADTVMDLSTGGVNLDEVRTAIIQASPVPIGTVPVYQALESVHGSIEKLSEDDFLHIIEKHCQQGVDYQTIHAGLLIEHLPKVKGRLTGIVSRGGGILAQWMLYHHKQNPLFNRFDDICEIFKRYDCSFSLGDSLRPGCLHDASDEAQLAELKTLGQLTRRAWDHDVQVMVEGPGHVPMDQIEFNVRKQMEDCLEAPFYVLGPLVTDIAPGYDHITSAIGAAMAGWYGTAMLCYVTPKEHLGLPNPEDVREGLIAYKIAAHAADIARHRSGARDRDDELSKARYAFDWNKQFELSLDPERAQEYHDETLPADIYKQAEFCSMCGPKHCPMQTKITDKDLEDLQEVLSSKGEKNLNL, from the coding sequence ATGCGCAATTCATGGGTTGCTCCACGTAGAGGACAGAGCAATGTCTCTCAAATGTATTTTGCTCGCAGGGATATAATAACGGAAGAAATGTCTTTTGTTGCTAAGAGAGAAAACTTGCCAGAATCTTTGATTATGGAAGAAGTTGCTCGAGGAAGAATGATTATACCTTCCAATATTAATCATTTAAATTTAGAACCTATGGCGATAGGAATCGCTTCTCGTTGCAAAGTGAACGCGAACATTGGTGCTTCTCCTAATGCAAGTGATGTTCAAGAAGAATTGAAAAAGCTCCAACTTGCTGTCAAATATGGTGCTGATACCGTTATGGATCTTTCCACAGGCGGAGTAAATCTCGATGAGGTTAGGACGGCTATTATTCAAGCTTCACCAGTACCTATAGGAACAGTCCCTGTCTATCAAGCATTGGAAAGTGTTCATGGATCAATAGAAAAGTTATCTGAAGATGATTTTTTGCACATAATCGAAAAGCATTGTCAGCAGGGAGTTGATTATCAAACTATTCATGCTGGATTATTGATAGAGCATTTGCCTAAGGTCAAAGGAAGACTTACAGGAATTGTTAGTCGTGGTGGAGGAATTCTTGCTCAATGGATGTTATATCACCATAAGCAAAACCCATTGTTTAATCGCTTTGATGATATCTGTGAGATTTTTAAGCGATATGACTGTAGTTTTTCTTTGGGAGATTCTTTAAGACCAGGCTGTTTGCATGATGCTTCTGATGAGGCTCAATTAGCTGAGCTGAAAACTTTAGGGCAACTAACCAGACGTGCTTGGGATCATGATGTCCAAGTAATGGTTGAGGGGCCTGGGCATGTTCCGATGGATCAAATCGAATTTAATGTACGTAAGCAAATGGAAGATTGTTTAGAAGCACCTTTTTATGTTTTAGGTCCCTTAGTAACTGATATAGCTCCTGGTTATGACCATATAACTAGTGCTATAGGAGCGGCAATGGCAGGTTGGTATGGCACTGCAATGCTTTGTTATGTCACTCCCAAAGAACATTTAGGCTTGCCAAATCCTGAAGATGTTCGTGAAGGCTTAATAGCTTATAAGATAGCCGCTCATGCAGCTGATATAGCTAGACATCGTTCAGGAGCACGAGATAGAGATGATGAATTAAGTAAAGCGAGATATGCATTTGATTGGAATAAACAGTTTGAATTATCTCTTGATCCTGAAAGGGCGCAAGAATATCATGATGAGACACTTCCTGCTGATATCTATAAACAAGCAGAATTTTGTTCAATGTGCGGACCAAAGCATTGTCCAATGCAAACAAAGATCACTGATAAGGATCTAGAAGATTTGCAGGAGGTACTTTCTTCGAAAGGTGAAAAAAATTTAAACCTATAA
- a CDS encoding DUF3188 domain-containing protein, with protein MRFKNNSWLSFAAPLLVFIAIFGFLNRKGNDRIQAVPALLIGIGLSCSSAIGRNIRRKKLLTEILHIKNHEN; from the coding sequence ATGAGATTTAAGAACAACTCTTGGCTTTCTTTTGCGGCACCACTCTTAGTTTTTATTGCAATATTTGGTTTTCTTAATCGCAAAGGTAATGATCGAATTCAAGCTGTACCAGCTTTATTGATAGGTATCGGTTTGAGTTGTTCTAGTGCTATTGGTAGGAATATTCGACGTAAAAAATTATTGACTGAAATTCTGCATATAAAGAATCATGAGAATTAG